In Pararhizobium sp. A13, the genomic stretch GAACCCTTGGCGACGCTCAAGAGTTGCAACAAAGTTTCCGGCCTCCATCAGACTATCAGGGGTGCCTGTATCGAGCCAGGCGTAACCACGACCCATGAGCTCGACGCTCAGTTTACCGCGCTCCAGATAAGCGCGGTTCACATCGGTAATCTCAAGTTCGCCGCGCGGCGACGGCTTCAGGTTGGCAGCGATCTCGACGACGTCGGAATCGTAGAAATAAAGGCCAGTTACTGCCCAGTTCGATTTCGGCACAGCAGGCTTTTCCTCAATGGAAACCGCCTTCATATCCTCATCGAAGTCGACCACGCCATATCGCTCCGGGTCGTTGACGTGATAGGCGAAGACCGTCGCGCCCTGCGTCCGGCCGACGGCGCTCTTAAACAGCTCGGTTATGCCATGTCCGTAAAAGATATTGTCGCCCAGAATCAGGCATGAGGGATCCGAGCCAACGAAATCGGCACCGATGATATAGGCCTGCGCCAAGCCGTCCGGCGAGGGCTGTTCGGCATAAGACAGTTCGATGCCCCATTGCGTGCCGTCACCCAAAAGCCGCTGGAAGTGCGGCAAGTCGTGCGGCGTCGAGATAATCAGGATCTGCCTGATCCCCGCCAGCATAAGCGTCGACAGCGGATAATAGATCATTGGCTTGTCATAGACGGGCATAAGTTGCTTGGATGTGACCAGTGTCATCGGATGAAGTCTGGTGCCACTGCCGCCTGCGAGGATGATACCCTTCATGACTGTGTGTCTCCGGTCAGGATTGAAGCAGGGAGCGGCTCTAGCACACGGCTCACCACCATTTTGGTCGACTGAGCCCAGTGCGGCAGTCTTACGCCGTGAACGGCAGCGAGCTTGCTACAATCGAGCTGCGAGTTGGCCGGGCGCCGGGCCGGGGTCGGATACTCCTTTGCAGGAATGCGTCCAACCGCCGCAACGGGTCCGCCAAGACCGGCAGAGACCTTAAAGATCTCCTCCGCGAAATCGGCCCAACTGGCTCTACCCGAATTTGTCAAGTGGAAGACGCCCCTGAGTGCCGGGTCACGGCTTGCCACGAGATTGCGGGCAACCGCAATCACCGCATCGGCGATATCGAGCGCCGATGTCGGCGTGCCGAACTGATCGGCAACGACATTCACCGTGTCGCGGCTTTCAGCCAATCGAAGCATGGTCTTCAGAAAATTCTTTCCGAACGGACTGTGCACCCAGGCAGTGCGCAAAATCACATGATCGCCTGTCGCACATGCGACAGCCTCCTCGCCTGCCAGCTTCGTGCGTCCATAGGCGCTGACCGGAGCGACGGGATCTGTCTCGACATAGGCCGACAGCTTGTTACCGTCGAACACGTAATCGGTGGAAATATGGATGACGGGGATCTGCAGCGCCTGGGCAGCCTCGGCAATCACACCAGCGGCCTGCGCGTTGATGACCCTCGCCAATTCCTCCTCGGTCTCGGCTTGATCGACAGCCGTATAGGCGGCAGCCGAGACGACGACATCGGGGCGGATGTCTTTAATGACAGCCGGGAGCGCTTCGGGAGCGCTTAAGTCAAATTCGGGTCGACCTAGGGCAAGAACCTCGATATCCGGTTGAAGGGCGGCGCGCTCCAGAAGCGAACGTACAACCTGACCTTCACGACCGGTCACCAAAAGCCGTTTTTGTACCGTCATCACGACCCCTTTTGCGCGGGCTGCAGCAGTCCAAGGCGCGATCCATCGTAACCATGGCGCAAGGGCTCCCACCACCAACGGTTTTCGAGATACCATTTCACCGTTTTTTCGATGCCGCTGTCAAAATCCTCCTCAGCCTTCCAGCCAAGTTCGCTTTCCAGCCGCGTCGCGTCGATCGCGTAGCGCGCATCGTGCCCGGGGCGGTCGGTAACGTAAGTGATCAGGCGGGCATGCGGCGCGCCTTGCGGATGATGAATATCCATCAGCTCGCAGATGCGTGCAACGACATCGATATTTCGCCGCTCATTGCGGCCGCCGACATTGTAGGTCTCGCCGATGACGCCGCGTTCGGCGATCAGATCCAGCGCCCTTGCATGGTCCTCGACATAGAGCCAATCGCGAATATTGGCGCCGTTGCCGTAGATCGGAAGCGGCTTGCCTTCGAGCGCGTTGAGGATGACGAGCGGGATGAGTTTTTCCGGGAAGTGATGCGGCCCGTAATTGTTCGAGCAGTTGGACACTACGACCGGCAGGCCATAGGTGCGCGCCCAGGCTTTGGCAAGATGGTCCGACGCGGCCTTCGATGCCGAATAGGGCGAGCTTGGATCATAAGGTGTGGTCTCGGTGAACAGCCCGTCGTCGCCGAGCGAGCCGTAGACCTCGTCGGTTGACACGTGAAGGAAACGAAATGCGTCTCTTTGCTGCCCTTCCAGAGATTGCCAGTAGAGGCGGGCGCAGTCCAACATCGTGAACGTCCCCATCACATTGGTTTGCACGAAATCGGCGGCGCCGGTGATCGACCGATCGACATGG encodes the following:
- the rfbA gene encoding glucose-1-phosphate thymidylyltransferase RfbA; translation: MKGIILAGGSGTRLHPMTLVTSKQLMPVYDKPMIYYPLSTLMLAGIRQILIISTPHDLPHFQRLLGDGTQWGIELSYAEQPSPDGLAQAYIIGADFVGSDPSCLILGDNIFYGHGITELFKSAVGRTQGATVFAYHVNDPERYGVVDFDEDMKAVSIEEKPAVPKSNWAVTGLYFYDSDVVEIAANLKPSPRGELEITDVNRAYLERGKLSVELMGRGYAWLDTGTPDSLMEAGNFVATLERRQGFKISCPEEVAFNKAFISRDELIEIAKKYGKSDYGKYLMQKVHTQPLKIG
- the rfbD gene encoding dTDP-4-dehydrorhamnose reductase — protein: MTVQKRLLVTGREGQVVRSLLERAALQPDIEVLALGRPEFDLSAPEALPAVIKDIRPDVVVSAAAYTAVDQAETEEELARVINAQAAGVIAEAAQALQIPVIHISTDYVFDGNKLSAYVETDPVAPVSAYGRTKLAGEEAVACATGDHVILRTAWVHSPFGKNFLKTMLRLAESRDTVNVVADQFGTPTSALDIADAVIAVARNLVASRDPALRGVFHLTNSGRASWADFAEEIFKVSAGLGGPVAAVGRIPAKEYPTPARRPANSQLDCSKLAAVHGVRLPHWAQSTKMVVSRVLEPLPASILTGDTQS
- the rfbB gene encoding dTDP-glucose 4,6-dehydratase; this encodes MRVLVTGGAGFIGSAVVRHLVLNKGYDVLTVDKLTYAGTLTSLSSLDNQSGHRFLKADICDRQAIADAFDSFRPDRVMHLAAESHVDRSITGAADFVQTNVMGTFTMLDCARLYWQSLEGQQRDAFRFLHVSTDEVYGSLGDDGLFTETTPYDPSSPYSASKAASDHLAKAWARTYGLPVVVSNCSNNYGPHHFPEKLIPLVILNALEGKPLPIYGNGANIRDWLYVEDHARALDLIAERGVIGETYNVGGRNERRNIDVVARICELMDIHHPQGAPHARLITYVTDRPGHDARYAIDATRLESELGWKAEEDFDSGIEKTVKWYLENRWWWEPLRHGYDGSRLGLLQPAQKGS